In Lentilactobacillus sp. SPB1-3, the sequence TTCACGATCTGCATAATCTTCTAGCTGAACTAACTTAAGAGCAGCGATTACCCGATCTTTGATTTCATCTTTTGGAACTTTGGCTACAACCAGTCCAAATGCAACGTTGTCATAGACGTTCATATTTGGAAAGAGAGCGTAGTCTTGAAAAACGGTATTTAACTGACGTTTATTGGCAGGAATGTCGTTTATTCTCTTACCATCGAATAATACTTCACCGGCAGTTACTTCTGTGAACCCTGCAATAGACCTTAAAATAGTAGTTTTGCCACATCCAGATGGTCCAAGCAGGGTATAGAACTCGCCTTGTTTTAATTTGAAATTGATATTTTTAAGGGCGACAAAGCCATCATCGTACTGTTTTTGAACGCCTCTTAATTCAACGATTGCTTTTTCCAATCAAAATTCCTCCATTAATAGTATTAGTGTCGTGATGCGCGGTGACCAGAAGAACCCTTCATTTTATGAATTCGACGTTTGAATTTAGCCCGTGAGTTATTAGCAACGTAGGCAAAATGTTCCATCTTACCATTATATGCTTTACCGGATAGACGGATTGATTGCCATTTTTGCATCGCATCAACCATTGATTCAACTGAGCGCATTCGTTCAGGAATGCCTTCTTGCTCGGCGGCCTTGCGGATATCAGTGTTTAGTTGGTTTATTAGGTTAAGATGGTAATCCATTAATTCTTGGGTCAAAGGAGCATCTTTGTATTGGTTAAATAATTTCTCGATTTGACGCATTGCATCTTTAGAATTTTGGGGTTGATAATAGCGATTTGATTCAGTCATATTAATTCCTCTTTAAAATTAAAGTATCTTGTTATATTTTACGGTACAATGAGATAGATTAACAGCATGAGAGGTCTTTAAAAATGAAAACTATATTAGCGATTCACACAGGGGGCACAATTTCGATGTCCCAAAACGAAAATGGTGAGGTTGTTCAAAACAGTGCCAACCCCATCGCAGATCAACAGGTAATTTTAAACGGCAAAATTAATTTGATTACCGACGAAATGTTCAATCTTCCATCACCTCACGTTACACCCGAAGTTATGATGAAAATCAACCGACGCATCAAGCAAGCCATGGATGACGGCATTGATGGGGTGGTTATTACTCACGGAACTGACACTCTGGAAGAAACAGCTTACTTCCTAGACTTAACACTGCCTAACACGATTCCCGTTGTGTTAACTGGTGCTATGCGCTCTTCTAATGAAATTGGTTCAGATGGTTTATATAATTTTCAAAGTGCCATTAAAGTTGCAGCAGCTGATGAATCATACGGTAAGGGTGTCTTAGTCGTAATGAATGACGAAATTCATACGGCTAGATATGTTACTAAGACTCACACAACCAACGTTGCCACTTTCCGGACACCAACGTTTGGACCAATTGGTATCGTTGCTCATAGTGGCGCCAATTACTTCCAAGAACTAATCGAAACTGAGGCTGTCGAACTCGATAACGTGTTAGATAACGTCTTTTTGTTGAAGGCTTATGCTGGTATGGATGGAACATTGTTTGATGCAATTAACCAACCAACTACTAGAGGGTTAGTAATCGAAGGTTTAGGAGCCGGTAATCTACCTCCACAAACTTTACCAGCCGTTCAAAGATTGATTGCCAACGACATTCCTATCGTTTTGGTATCTAGATGTTATAATGGCGTTGCTCAAGATATCTATGACTACGAAGGTGGCGGAATCCAACTTAAACGAATGGGGCTAATTTTGTGTAAGGGTCTAAATGGCCAAAAAGCCCGTATCAAATTGTTGGTTGGATTAAGTGCTGGTAAACGAGATCAAGAATTGATCGATTTTGTTAATAATGCAGTTTCTTAATTAATTAGGTTAGAGGGATACTTTGATAAAAATATATGACACACTCCGATCAGCTCAAATCGATGAAATGCTGATCAATGTATACCAAAAACACACAGATATTGTTTATACGGGAATCATTCAGTATTTAAGCTCGAATGATTTAATTATGAACACTTACAATGACTTTGGAATCCAAGACGGTTCCGTTTATTTGAAATTATCCATAGTTTCTCAAGTAGAAACAGATAGTTACGATTTGGCAAATATGAAAGAACGAATTGCCTTTGATGAGGATAATCAAGTTGATTTGGATGAATCTGTTGATATGCCCATTAACTTATCAGACAATTTATTTGAACGAGTAATTTTGAACTTACAAAACACTAATTCTATGGGCTTGATTATCACTTTAGAGGATAATCAACTTAAATACTCAGAAGGATTGATTGAGAAATACTCTGCTGGAACAATTAGCTTCCGGGTAATCAATAAGTTCAATTTTGATAAATCAGAATTAAAATTGATCGATCTTAGTGATGTTGTCGGCATTGAATTTGCAGGTAGCGAACTGGTACTACTAGGTGATGCACTACCAATCATTCGTGGTGAAGAACACATTGAGGATCAAGTCATTAAGAATCCCGATGAATTCGTTGCAACAATCGACCATTTGCGAAAGAGTGGCGATTACTCAATCGTCACTACAGATGATGACCGAAAATATTTCTACGTAGGGGCTATCATTGCCGCTAATGCTGCCGAATTTATTATGCAAGTAGTTGATATGAGTGGCCGCTTTGGTGGATATGTATGGATGCGCTATGACGACATTGAAAAAATAGTTCTGGCATCTGATTATTTG encodes:
- a CDS encoding asparaginase, with the translated sequence MKTILAIHTGGTISMSQNENGEVVQNSANPIADQQVILNGKINLITDEMFNLPSPHVTPEVMMKINRRIKQAMDDGIDGVVITHGTDTLEETAYFLDLTLPNTIPVVLTGAMRSSNEIGSDGLYNFQSAIKVAAADESYGKGVLVVMNDEIHTARYVTKTHTTNVATFRTPTFGPIGIVAHSGANYFQELIETEAVELDNVLDNVFLLKAYAGMDGTLFDAINQPTTRGLVIEGLGAGNLPPQTLPAVQRLIANDIPIVLVSRCYNGVAQDIYDYEGGGIQLKRMGLILCKGLNGQKARIKLLVGLSAGKRDQELIDFVNNAVS